The Equus caballus isolate H_3958 breed thoroughbred chromosome 13, TB-T2T, whole genome shotgun sequence genome includes a window with the following:
- the LOC138917083 gene encoding uncharacterized protein: MKRCTNTATQLLSAYKKVSSGEGTRGCNRARRRRQRLKQEPRRSRGSGGAADGAGAAASWAARAPCSSPWCCRSRRHCRRAPAEPAATLSTAAPHAPRHPLTALRAAAGQREPRGASGALQAAPCPRGRRLGSGERQRVRSGHLAPDPCGPWRDDHGAERAAGEGSAEVQHHPRGARRPESGEWEQREGRRPQHPQLWGEEAATGAHHRDQERRHPRAAGGDPSPPGRAGLRAVGIEPHFFDRNYEKGLEWYSSQQDPREAVGVLWRIPQTSSLAISLTELSCQTRGLCSLSQQKPVQSSHSGLRDPQCLSVYSPSSSCENCEASTSSNTHSTGLLQVVNERSGQEDALLSPGDITKDTRGNSGPSSPDAQNNRIETLSQ; this comes from the exons ATGAAGCGATGCACAAACACAGCAACACAACTTCTCTCTGCTTATAAG AAAGTTAGCAGCGGGGAGGGAACTCGGGGCTGCAacagggcgcggcggcggcggcagagaCTGAAGCAGGAGCCGCGTCGGAGCCGGGGAAGCGGGGGCGCTGCAGACGGAGCAGGTGCAGCCG CCTCCTGGGCGGCTCGGGCACCCTGCAGTTCCCCGTGGTGCTGCAGGAGCCGCCGGCACTGCCGCCGAGCCCCCGCCGAGCCCGCCGCCACCCTCTCTACTGCCGCCCCCCATGCGCCTCGGCACCCCCTCACAGCCCTCCGCGCTGCCGCCGGACAACGCGAGCCGCGAGGAGCCTCCGGAGCCCTCcaagcagccccctgcccccgggGCCGACGGCTGGGGTCTGGCGAGCGGCAGCGGGTTCGTTCGGGACACCTGGCTCCGGACCCCTGTGGCCCCTGGCGAGATGATCACGGCGCAGAGCGCGCTGCTGGAGAGGGAAGCGCAGAAGTCCAGCACCACCCACGAGGAGCTCGCAGGCCAGAGAGCGGTGAATGGGAGCAGCGAGAGGGGCGGCGCCCTCAGCACCCTcaactatggggagaagaagctgcCACAGGCGCTCATCATCGGGATCAAGAAAGGAGGCACCCGCGAGCTGCTGGAGGCGATCCGAGTCCACCCGGACGTGCGGGCCTGCGGGCCGTGGGCATAGAGCCACACTTCTTCGACAGGAACTACGAAAAGGGGCTGGAGTGGTACAG TTCCCAACAGGATCCTAGAGAGGCTGTTGGTGTGCTATGGAGAATACCCCAAACCTCTTCCTTGGCCATCTCGCTTACAGAGTTGAGCTGCCAG ACAAGAGGCCTCTGTTCTTTGTCTCAGCAGAAGCCAGTCCAGAGCTCGCACTCTGGGCTCAGAGATCCCCAGTGCCTATCAGTCTATTCACCTTCCAGCTCATGTGAGAACTGTGAAGCCTCCACTTCCTCAAATACCCACAGCACTGGGCTTTTGCAGGTTGTGAATGAGAGAAG CGGTCAGGAAGATGCTCTGCTCTCCCCGGGAGACATCACCAAAGACACGAGAGGAAACTCTGGCCCAAGCTCACCTGATGCTCAGAATAACAGAATTGAGACTCTAAGCCAGTGA